The Pedobacter mucosus genome window below encodes:
- a CDS encoding RagB/SusD family nutrient uptake outer membrane protein, whose amino-acid sequence MKSLKNNKVLKMILPAVIFLGIIGVGCKKIIEIDPPRSSSTSEVIFSTNTQANNVLAGLYITFSSSSSIYAGLSADEIVRSNGVANPTEYQFMTNNLLTDNAVPMTALWSPMYKTIYNANSIIEGVEKSTSPQLTDDVRKLLTGEAKFVRAFSYFYLTNFFGDLPLVLTIDFNKTVKLARSPQVEIYKQMEEDLLAAQSLLPSDYSLTKEERIRPNRWAATALLSRVYLYQKKWAEAEAQATSIIANTAQYSLVTPLTGVFLRKSREAILQLETKTAKTPFGIQDQVSFSGTLSWNNQTAADKANYLIPSNWAIYGPFFRPIFTLSDQLASSFETNDRRNQLWVSSIPSPAAAPYNGIVVYYPYKYTQPLVQNSTPTQNLTVLRFAEQYLIRAEARAEQNNIAGAKSDINMIRSRAGLPETAASTRAELIVAVAQERKVELFTEWGHRFFDLKRTNKAEDVLGAIPIKQPFKSFQLLYPIPVQEIISDPNLIQNPGY is encoded by the coding sequence ATGAAATCTCTAAAAAATAATAAAGTATTGAAAATGATCCTGCCAGCGGTGATTTTCCTTGGAATAATAGGTGTTGGATGTAAAAAAATAATCGAGATTGACCCTCCTAGGTCAAGCTCGACAAGCGAGGTTATCTTTAGTACAAATACGCAGGCTAACAACGTGCTGGCTGGCTTATATATCACTTTTAGCTCATCTTCATCTATATATGCCGGCCTTTCTGCAGACGAAATTGTGCGAAGCAATGGTGTTGCAAATCCAACTGAATATCAGTTTATGACAAATAATCTACTGACCGATAATGCTGTGCCAATGACTGCACTTTGGTCGCCGATGTACAAAACCATTTACAATGCGAATTCGATTATCGAGGGCGTTGAAAAGTCTACTTCTCCGCAATTAACAGATGATGTGCGAAAGTTACTGACCGGTGAGGCTAAATTTGTACGCGCCTTTTCCTATTTCTACCTTACCAATTTTTTTGGGGACCTCCCGCTTGTGCTCACTATAGATTTCAATAAGACAGTGAAACTAGCCAGATCACCTCAGGTAGAAATCTATAAGCAAATGGAGGAAGACCTGCTGGCAGCACAAAGTCTGTTGCCCTCAGATTATTCTTTGACCAAGGAAGAACGCATTCGGCCAAACAGATGGGCTGCAACGGCATTACTCTCAAGGGTCTACCTGTATCAGAAAAAATGGGCAGAAGCAGAGGCGCAAGCTACTTCAATAATAGCCAACACGGCGCAATATTCGCTAGTCACGCCATTAACAGGGGTGTTTCTTCGAAAAAGTAGGGAAGCAATCTTGCAACTGGAAACCAAAACAGCAAAGACTCCTTTTGGCATCCAAGACCAGGTGAGCTTCTCAGGAACTTTGTCGTGGAACAACCAGACAGCAGCAGATAAGGCAAATTATTTAATTCCTTCAAACTGGGCGATTTACGGTCCGTTTTTTCGTCCTATCTTTACTCTTTCCGATCAGTTGGCCTCTAGTTTTGAGACGAATGATAGAAGAAATCAGTTGTGGGTATCCTCCATTCCAAGCCCTGCGGCAGCTCCATATAATGGTATTGTCGTATATTATCCTTATAAATATACCCAGCCGCTGGTTCAAAACAGTACGCCGACCCAAAATCTCACAGTTCTACGTTTTGCTGAACAATACTTGATTAGGGCAGAGGCTAGGGCCGAACAAAATAATATAGCAGGCGCGAAATCCGATATCAACATGATTAGATCCCGTGCGGGCTTACCTGAAACCGCGGCCAGTACTCGGGCAGAATTAATCGTTGCAGTCGCACAGGAACGCAAGGTGGAACTGTTTACAGAATGGGGGCATCGCTTTTTTGATTTGAAGAGAACTAACAAAGCTGAAGACGTACTTGGCGCAATACCAATCAAACAGCCATTTAAATCATTTCAGCTGCTTTATCCAATTCCAGTCCAGGAAATCATTTCAGATCCAAATTTGATACAAAACCCCGGTTATTAA
- a CDS encoding TlpA disulfide reductase family protein, with protein MKYYIAILVAFFSLGVKGQQRDQSYSIRAHFKNFANSKVSLQFSTSEGSKVDTARADASGNFTFKGKVSEPQAVLMSLKRGVIYKFFLENTSYTMEGDVNDIKKTMTTGGKEQAIYDKYEGIIAEMGKFQKDMQKPILYNMKRKDTSGIEAFIYATTIIWRDSLLDRQVDFIAQYPSSRVSLHAMKDIVASSKPTSTMDSLMRLIEANPIASSPTALKIRQIIDNRMNASPGSMAPDFIQPDTAGKELALSELRGKYVLLDFWASWCGPCRAENPNVLKAYQKYRDDNFTVLAVSIDVNRASWVKAIKKDQLPWKQLGDLKAANAAARLYGVVSIPRNFLIDPMGKIVAMDLRGANLDKVLGETFGKKLK; from the coding sequence ATGAAATATTATATAGCAATACTTGTAGCTTTTTTTTCGCTTGGCGTGAAAGGGCAACAGAGAGATCAATCATATTCAATCCGGGCGCATTTCAAGAATTTTGCAAACAGCAAGGTATCCCTGCAATTTTCCACATCGGAAGGTAGTAAGGTAGATACTGCACGGGCAGATGCATCCGGAAATTTTACCTTCAAGGGAAAAGTCTCCGAGCCACAGGCTGTACTAATGTCGCTGAAACGTGGCGTTATTTATAAGTTTTTTCTGGAGAACACCAGTTATACAATGGAGGGTGATGTGAACGATATTAAAAAGACCATGACCACAGGTGGTAAAGAGCAGGCCATTTACGATAAATATGAAGGGATAATTGCTGAGATGGGAAAATTCCAAAAAGATATGCAGAAGCCTATCCTTTATAATATGAAGAGAAAAGATACTTCGGGTATCGAAGCTTTTATTTACGCCACTACGATAATCTGGCGGGATTCCCTATTGGACAGACAGGTCGATTTTATCGCGCAGTATCCATCGAGCAGGGTTTCGTTGCATGCTATGAAGGATATTGTTGCGAGTAGCAAGCCAACTTCAACGATGGATAGCCTGATGCGGTTGATAGAAGCTAACCCTATAGCCAGCTCTCCTACAGCTTTAAAAATCAGGCAGATTATCGACAACCGCATGAATGCAAGCCCAGGGTCAATGGCACCCGATTTTATCCAGCCCGATACTGCGGGAAAAGAACTTGCATTATCCGAACTGCGTGGCAAGTATGTATTGCTTGATTTCTGGGCGAGCTGGTGCGGACCCTGCAGGGCCGAAAATCCCAATGTGCTAAAGGCCTATCAAAAATACAGGGACGACAATTTTACGGTTCTTGCGGTCTCGATCGATGTTAACAGGGCGAGCTGGGTCAAGGCTATAAAAAAAGACCAGCTTCCATGGAAGCAGCTCGGTGACTTGAAAGCGGCTAATGCCGCTGCCAGGCTTTACGGCGTTGTGAGCATACCCAGGAACTTTCTGATCGACCCAATGGGCAAAATAGTTGCCATGGACTTGAGGGGAGCCAACCTGGATAAAGTGCTCGGTGAGACCTTTGGGAAAAAATTAAAATAG
- a CDS encoding TlpA disulfide reductase family protein: MKNTLIICLLLAYFGAIAQKKTEQTYLIRGQVKNAANQKVFLTGKNFYAPLKDSTIVDMNGNFSFKGSVQEPQPVSLLLSDKKVAYEFILANSQIELNGDFPKLVVSKASQSEDQRIYEVYLAEKLNFLKYRDQLQAPIEEAMARKDTLATSSLSKKAMGQLKDSVNKMYIKFIRQYPGSAVAVVFISSLANSLPVGNANGLMAMIEKTNAGRYPSALRAREVINSKMSRQPGAQMRDFAQPDSSGKAIKLSEYRGKYVLVDFWASWCKPCRAENPNVLKAYNRFKDKNFTIIGISLDDNRSAWLKAVKEDGLPWLQLSDLKGGDNEAGKLYGVTAIPSNFLMDPTGKIIAANLRGENLEKALEEAIHKTK; this comes from the coding sequence ATGAAAAACACCCTTATTATTTGCCTCCTTTTGGCGTATTTTGGTGCCATTGCGCAAAAAAAGACTGAACAGACCTATCTGATCCGCGGACAGGTGAAAAACGCGGCAAACCAAAAAGTATTCCTGACGGGGAAAAATTTTTATGCGCCTCTAAAGGACAGTACCATAGTGGATATGAACGGCAATTTCAGCTTCAAGGGCTCGGTTCAGGAACCCCAGCCAGTGTCCCTGCTGTTAAGCGATAAAAAAGTGGCATATGAATTTATCCTGGCAAATTCGCAAATCGAGCTCAATGGAGATTTCCCCAAACTGGTGGTTTCAAAAGCAAGCCAGTCAGAGGATCAGCGGATTTATGAAGTATATCTGGCCGAGAAGTTAAATTTTCTGAAATACAGAGACCAGCTTCAGGCCCCGATTGAGGAGGCAATGGCCAGGAAAGATACACTTGCAACATCTTCATTATCCAAAAAAGCAATGGGCCAGCTTAAAGACTCAGTGAATAAAATGTATATAAAATTTATCCGGCAGTATCCCGGCAGTGCTGTTGCGGTTGTTTTCATAAGCAGCCTGGCGAACAGTTTGCCGGTAGGAAATGCCAACGGTCTGATGGCGATGATTGAAAAAACAAATGCGGGCCGCTATCCCTCAGCCCTTAGGGCAAGGGAGGTGATCAATTCCAAGATGAGCCGCCAGCCTGGGGCCCAGATGAGGGATTTTGCGCAGCCCGACAGTAGCGGTAAAGCCATCAAATTGTCGGAATACCGCGGAAAATACGTACTCGTGGACTTCTGGGCCAGCTGGTGTAAGCCATGCAGGGCAGAAAATCCCAATGTCCTCAAAGCGTATAACCGCTTTAAGGATAAAAACTTCACCATTATAGGGATCTCGCTGGATGACAATCGGTCTGCCTGGTTAAAAGCGGTAAAGGAGGACGGGCTTCCATGGCTTCAGTTGAGCGACCTGAAAGGGGGAGATAATGAGGCAGGCAAACTATACGGGGTCACTGCGATACCTTCCAATTTCCTGATGGATCCCACGGGTAAAATTATCGCTGCCAACCTTCGCGGCGAAAACCTGGAAAAGGCGCTGGAAGAGGCAATTCATAAAACCAAATAA
- a CDS encoding M16 family metallopeptidase, with amino-acid sequence MLLILSSDSNAQKINYTEYDLDNGLHVILHQNKTAPVVAVSVMYHVGSKDESAERTGMAHFFEHLLFEGSDNMKRGDFMKIVGSSGGQNNANTTQDRTFYYEVFPSNQLELGLWLESERMLHPQIDNTGIKIQNEVIKEEKRLRIDNKMYGRAVEKVFEKLFIGHPYRWQPIGSMAHLDSARLSDFLGFFKRFYVPNNAVLSIAGDLDIEKTRLLVAKYFKEIPAGLNKPQPSFTLEPIKKQMTDTVYDANIQIPMVFAAYRAPGANTRESQVLSMVSSVLCGGASARLKTKVVDEKKTALQVVALNYSLEDCGAYFTYASPNNNTPLNVLLSDIDTEIVRLQTELISESELKKLHNQIENIIVSSNTKMIGVAENLANGYTLHNKNTNYLNENLPTMKSITREELRDVARKYLNPNQRVVLYYLPKKSS; translated from the coding sequence ATGCTATTGATACTTTCCAGTGATAGTAATGCTCAAAAGATTAACTATACGGAGTATGACCTCGACAATGGCCTGCATGTGATCCTTCACCAGAACAAGACGGCACCGGTTGTGGCCGTATCTGTGATGTATCATGTAGGATCAAAGGATGAAAGCGCCGAAAGAACCGGCATGGCCCATTTTTTTGAGCACCTTTTATTTGAGGGGAGCGATAACATGAAACGTGGCGATTTTATGAAGATCGTGGGCAGCAGCGGCGGGCAGAATAATGCAAATACAACACAGGACAGAACTTTTTACTATGAGGTATTTCCCTCCAATCAGCTCGAACTGGGGTTGTGGCTGGAGAGTGAGCGAATGCTCCATCCGCAAATCGATAATACCGGAATAAAAATCCAGAACGAGGTGATTAAAGAGGAAAAACGTCTGCGAATTGACAATAAAATGTACGGTAGAGCCGTGGAGAAAGTTTTCGAAAAATTATTCATTGGCCATCCCTACAGGTGGCAGCCAATTGGTTCTATGGCCCACCTTGATTCGGCCAGGCTCAGCGACTTTCTTGGCTTTTTTAAACGATTTTATGTGCCTAACAATGCCGTATTGAGTATCGCAGGCGATTTGGATATTGAAAAAACACGTTTACTTGTTGCTAAGTATTTCAAAGAGATTCCCGCAGGATTAAATAAGCCTCAGCCATCTTTTACGTTGGAACCCATAAAAAAACAGATGACCGATACTGTTTATGATGCCAATATACAGATACCAATGGTTTTTGCAGCTTACAGAGCTCCGGGGGCGAATACCCGCGAGAGCCAGGTCTTGAGTATGGTCAGTTCTGTTCTGTGCGGTGGGGCGAGCGCAAGGCTTAAAACAAAGGTCGTAGACGAAAAAAAGACTGCATTACAGGTAGTAGCCTTGAATTATAGCCTGGAGGATTGCGGCGCCTACTTCACTTACGCTTCGCCAAACAATAATACACCATTAAATGTGCTCTTATCTGATATCGATACGGAGATCGTAAGATTACAGACAGAACTAATCTCTGAGTCTGAATTAAAGAAACTGCATAACCAGATTGAGAATATAATTGTCAGTTCCAACACAAAGATGATCGGCGTAGCCGAAAATCTTGCCAATGGGTATACCCTGCATAACAAAAACACAAACTATTTAAATGAGAACCTTCCGACAATGAAATCCATAACCCGTGAAGAACTCCGGGATGTGGCCAGAAAATACCTTAATCCGAATCAAAGAGTAGTGCTGTACTACCTTCCAAAAAAATCATCATGA
- a CDS encoding M16 family metallopeptidase — protein sequence MKRIILIACIMLVIQLSRAQKLDRSQRPLAGPAPIIRINDPVVYKLANGITLLVVENHSLPKISAGYSIDGGPVYEGTKAGVVGLLSEMLNEGTENNTKAQFDEKVDQIGAEVKVSATGGQVSALTEYFNDAFLLMAEALRKPAFSNESFAKLKSQRLHSLRSNEKSVPAVSNRVVNALSFGTNHPYGEFPTAQSVKEIQIEDIKEIYRKIVSPSRGYLTIIGDITPKAAKALAIKAWGDWQGNTLTFPSYNKAENPIHTEVNLIDMPNAVQSEITVINLIDLPLSSPDYHAVLLANQILGVGASGRLFQNLREKHGFTYGAYSKTGSGRVQSTFSASASVRNDKVDSALVELLREIKQIGKELVTPVELQNAKNLCNGNFAMNLESPAVGAGFASSILINDLPKNFYRTFLEKLNAVTREDVLKASKKYFDAERARVVIVGRAQDILPGLKASGYEIKQFDVYAKPVPAANKI from the coding sequence ATGAAGAGAATCATATTAATTGCATGCATAATGCTGGTTATCCAGTTGTCCAGGGCACAGAAACTGGATAGAAGTCAAAGGCCGCTGGCCGGCCCCGCCCCAATTATTCGCATCAACGATCCTGTAGTTTATAAACTGGCAAACGGTATTACACTCCTTGTGGTGGAAAACCATTCCCTACCAAAGATCTCCGCTGGTTACAGTATCGATGGAGGCCCTGTTTATGAGGGAACAAAAGCAGGCGTTGTCGGGCTACTCAGCGAGATGCTGAATGAGGGAACAGAAAACAATACCAAGGCTCAGTTTGATGAGAAGGTTGATCAAATCGGGGCAGAGGTGAAGGTCTCGGCCACGGGTGGGCAAGTTTCCGCGCTCACTGAATACTTCAATGATGCTTTTTTATTGATGGCGGAAGCATTAAGGAAACCTGCCTTTTCAAATGAATCCTTTGCAAAACTAAAATCACAGAGATTACACAGCCTGAGAAGCAATGAGAAGAGCGTCCCAGCGGTTTCAAATCGCGTGGTCAATGCTTTATCATTCGGTACGAACCATCCATATGGTGAATTTCCAACCGCGCAGAGCGTCAAAGAAATACAAATAGAGGATATCAAGGAAATTTACCGGAAGATTGTTTCCCCATCGAGGGGTTATCTGACGATCATCGGCGATATTACCCCCAAAGCAGCAAAAGCTCTTGCTATTAAGGCATGGGGCGACTGGCAGGGAAATACGCTCACTTTTCCATCGTACAATAAGGCAGAAAATCCGATTCATACCGAGGTCAATCTTATCGATATGCCCAATGCGGTACAGTCGGAAATCACTGTTATTAACCTGATCGATTTACCATTGTCGAGTCCCGATTATCATGCAGTTTTGCTGGCCAACCAGATACTCGGTGTTGGGGCTAGTGGTAGACTTTTCCAGAACCTGAGGGAGAAACATGGCTTTACTTATGGCGCCTACTCCAAAACAGGATCGGGACGGGTGCAGTCCACTTTCAGCGCCTCCGCATCGGTCAGAAATGATAAGGTCGACAGCGCTTTAGTTGAACTGCTCAGGGAAATCAAACAAATAGGAAAGGAACTGGTAACTCCTGTTGAACTCCAAAATGCCAAGAACCTCTGCAACGGAAATTTTGCAATGAATCTGGAAAGTCCGGCGGTCGGTGCGGGATTTGCGAGCAGTATTCTGATCAATGATCTTCCAAAAAATTTCTATAGGACTTTTCTTGAAAAGCTGAACGCGGTGACCAGAGAGGATGTCTTGAAGGCAAGCAAGAAATATTTTGATGCTGAGCGAGCACGCGTGGTCATCGTTGGCAGGGCACAGGATATCTTGCCTGGTTTAAAAGCATCCGGATATGAAATTAAACAATTTGATGTATATGCCAAACCTGTTCCTGCAGCTAATAAAATTTAG
- the serC gene encoding 3-phosphoserine/phosphohydroxythreonine transaminase, with amino-acid sequence MFKKHNFGAGPCILPPTVISEAAKAVIDWNGSGLSILEVSHRSPEFESVMTKTEVLVRELLKVPDSFSVLFLQGGASTQFSMVAANFLPVSARASYLDTGFFSQKAIKEAGFFGEVEIVGSSRDGEYSYIPDNFEVSPDSAYLHLTSNNTIEGTQISSFPRTSRPLVCDMSSDIFSREINVCEFDLIYAGAQKNIGPAGMTLVIARNSFLDSVKHALPSMSDYRILRENGSMFNTPPVFSIYVAMLNLIWLKNQGGVREIEIRNRKKAKLLYAEIDRNPLFKGRSNAAHRSIMNVTFMARDEITTTEFLKLAEKRGMVGIRGYRAVGGFRISLYNALPLESVRALVDLMIEFEKISLMNGGFAPEVHS; translated from the coding sequence ATGTTCAAAAAACATAATTTTGGGGCAGGCCCCTGCATTCTTCCGCCAACGGTGATCAGCGAAGCAGCAAAAGCGGTCATCGACTGGAATGGTTCTGGTCTTTCCATTCTTGAAGTTTCCCACCGGTCCCCAGAATTTGAATCGGTGATGACAAAAACCGAGGTGCTGGTGAGGGAGCTTTTAAAAGTACCCGACAGTTTTTCGGTACTTTTTCTTCAGGGCGGAGCAAGTACACAGTTTTCTATGGTCGCTGCTAACTTTTTACCGGTTAGCGCACGGGCCAGCTATCTGGATACCGGTTTTTTTTCACAGAAAGCCATTAAAGAAGCGGGATTTTTCGGCGAAGTGGAAATTGTTGGCTCTTCCCGTGATGGCGAATATTCTTACATTCCCGATAATTTTGAGGTGTCACCGGACTCTGCTTACCTGCACCTGACATCCAATAATACGATAGAGGGCACGCAGATATCAAGTTTTCCCAGAACCAGTAGGCCTCTGGTCTGCGACATGTCCTCCGATATTTTTTCCAGGGAAATCAATGTGTGTGAATTTGATCTTATCTATGCCGGGGCACAAAAAAACATTGGACCTGCTGGCATGACTCTGGTCATTGCCCGCAACAGTTTTCTGGATTCTGTAAAACATGCCTTGCCATCGATGTCTGATTACCGTATATTAAGGGAAAACGGAAGTATGTTTAATACCCCCCCGGTGTTTTCCATTTACGTAGCGATGCTGAACCTGATTTGGTTAAAGAACCAGGGAGGTGTCAGGGAAATTGAAATCCGGAACAGAAAAAAAGCAAAATTACTTTATGCGGAGATTGATAGAAACCCGCTGTTCAAAGGGCGCTCAAATGCTGCGCACCGTTCAATAATGAATGTCACCTTCATGGCAAGGGATGAAATCACTACTACGGAATTTTTGAAGCTGGCCGAAAAAAGAGGAATGGTTGGTATCCGGGGTTATCGCGCAGTTGGGGGGTTCAGAATCTCTCTATATAACGCGCTGCCACTGGAGAGCGTTAGAGCTCTGGTAGATCTCATGATAGAGTTTGAGAAAATCTCGCTCATGAACGGCGGTTTCGCTCCGGAAGTACACAGTTAA
- a CDS encoding DUF1015 family protein, protein MAIVRAFRPLCSSQTWFENLLRGDQCRISLLRSVLEARGGSGIGEGDKGRVQSIIEEMIERSELYIEEEDSIYIYEQETHLGIQRGIWLQTGIQDLLDGVILGHEHTLSDREERLARYRTEVGLEGSPVLLCYRPDEQINRILKGLTERDPAFRCGAADTVHRLWKISEVSEVNQIIARFLSIEKVYIGDGHHRISAAARAHRKSPQWIMALYVSAPQLRISSFNRMILEGPGFEREKLMHEIKKLYYVSGVPGNVRYLPDRIHRIGLFLEGEWYQLDLKPELYALCQLTDVYILQERILGPVLGISDPSSDPRLICFPDAALDETVERSSGVTPAVLFTVYPISVHRLLEQAESGIYLPPKSSFIEPKVPYALMLNAEAIIENLEQ, encoded by the coding sequence ATGGCAATTGTCAGGGCATTCAGGCCATTATGTTCCAGCCAGACCTGGTTTGAAAATCTTCTCCGCGGTGATCAGTGCAGAATCTCTTTACTGCGTTCCGTGCTTGAAGCAAGAGGAGGATCCGGAATCGGCGAAGGCGATAAGGGAAGAGTTCAGTCCATCATAGAGGAGATGATCGAAAGGTCAGAGCTGTATATAGAGGAGGAGGATTCGATTTATATATACGAGCAGGAAACCCATTTGGGTATCCAGCGCGGAATCTGGCTGCAGACCGGTATACAGGACCTACTCGATGGCGTTATCCTGGGACATGAACACACCCTTTCCGACCGTGAGGAAAGACTGGCCAGATACAGAACTGAAGTGGGGCTCGAAGGGTCTCCTGTACTGCTTTGTTATCGCCCCGATGAGCAGATCAATCGGATACTAAAAGGGCTGACGGAACGGGATCCGGCTTTCAGGTGCGGAGCTGCGGATACTGTTCACAGGCTATGGAAGATCAGTGAGGTTAGTGAGGTCAATCAGATTATTGCGCGGTTTCTATCCATTGAAAAGGTTTACATCGGGGATGGCCACCATAGAATCTCTGCCGCGGCCAGGGCCCACCGGAAATCGCCCCAGTGGATTATGGCGTTATATGTATCCGCACCCCAACTTCGAATCTCCTCATTCAACCGGATGATTCTGGAAGGACCCGGGTTCGAAAGAGAAAAACTAATGCACGAGATCAAAAAACTTTATTATGTATCCGGGGTTCCGGGAAATGTAAGATATCTTCCAGACCGTATCCACCGGATTGGGTTATTCCTCGAGGGAGAATGGTATCAGCTAGATCTAAAGCCTGAGCTGTATGCGCTTTGTCAACTAACGGACGTTTACATTCTGCAGGAGCGGATACTGGGGCCTGTTCTTGGCATATCAGATCCAAGTTCAGACCCGCGGCTGATTTGCTTTCCGGATGCGGCACTCGATGAAACGGTGGAGCGCTCATCCGGTGTAACGCCGGCAGTGCTCTTTACAGTCTATCCCATTAGTGTGCACAGGCTATTGGAGCAGGCGGAGAGCGGAATATACCTGCCTCCGAAATCCAGTTTTATAGAACCAAAAGTCCCCTATGCTTTGATGCTGAATGCGGAGGCCATAATTGAAAATCTGGAACAGTAG
- a CDS encoding FUSC family protein, with protein MIKKIKPEIIPVSYFLSGEYFSDAVRNTISAVLPVLIFIKIGNPEAAVASGLGVVLICLTDLPDNRPNKIKTAAWSIFFFVLTALLVSLSRLHPVLNAIVLCSLAFIFCLLAVLGNRMAVIGMTSLVLAVFVLGFDPQSPLHFSLYILLGSIWYYSVSLIQIIILPYRSINYAINECLISNAHLLRSKAKNYNTQVPFDAGQKESLMLHFKVIRKHEQIGNMLSTDKFAMNPKNLQGRKLLGKARLVTDLCNLIGAVHYDYPFVRNMLKNHHGQGLIPELVDILSYRTERLVLGISTRDAQETEKSYLEKTDQLQRTLVKATDLQKIVLNKLLSNIIDINAIVSLIREGRYDQQTKARLSYRSLPTERQFSLKYSFALASPIIRFSLRLAASFLVVFIVSWYLHPAKYIYWIFLTLVIVARASFAITIKRTLQRIKGTLPGVILGLALILIIKNSMVHMGISMALLLGFYTFNRLNYTISVMFITPAVILVLGMYSGGIEQIILGRVIYTVIGCFVSLLASYFLPVWDSDQIGSRLEDAIAASRSYLKICTASHIAECEQSFRYTGKNAHSSLADLSDAIESAVREPVQRNVDFNALYAMQTLLYEINASITSIYLHREKVPQASEITGIGYTDLYPAGFIGGKAMRLTCPKKPGPRCPKDLWLLEAQRMLNQKLGYLHLLYSRFPC; from the coding sequence ATGATAAAAAAAATAAAGCCAGAAATAATCCCTGTCAGCTATTTTTTATCAGGCGAATATTTTTCGGATGCAGTCAGAAATACCATTTCGGCCGTGTTACCGGTACTGATTTTCATTAAGATTGGCAATCCCGAGGCGGCCGTTGCTTCGGGTCTGGGCGTCGTGCTGATCTGTTTGACTGATCTGCCTGATAACAGGCCCAACAAAATAAAAACTGCAGCTTGGAGTATTTTTTTTTTCGTTTTAACAGCTCTACTGGTCTCGTTATCCCGACTTCATCCTGTTCTGAATGCCATAGTGCTTTGCAGCCTCGCATTCATCTTTTGCCTGTTGGCAGTTTTAGGGAACAGAATGGCGGTTATAGGCATGACCTCACTCGTCCTGGCCGTGTTTGTACTGGGTTTTGATCCGCAAAGCCCATTACATTTCAGTCTTTACATCCTGCTGGGCAGTATCTGGTATTATTCAGTGAGCCTTATACAGATAATAATTCTGCCCTACCGGTCGATTAATTATGCCATCAATGAATGCCTGATCAGCAATGCACATCTTTTGCGTTCCAAAGCAAAAAACTACAATACCCAGGTACCTTTTGATGCCGGGCAAAAAGAGTCGCTTATGCTACACTTCAAAGTGATCCGGAAGCATGAGCAGATAGGAAATATGCTGTCGACGGACAAATTTGCAATGAATCCTAAAAATTTACAGGGTCGGAAACTTCTCGGCAAAGCACGCTTGGTTACGGACCTCTGTAACCTGATCGGAGCTGTGCATTATGATTATCCGTTCGTGCGGAATATGCTGAAAAACCATCATGGTCAAGGACTGATTCCAGAACTGGTCGACATACTTTCCTATAGAACCGAAAGGCTGGTTTTGGGCATAAGCACGAGGGATGCGCAGGAGACCGAAAAAAGTTATCTGGAGAAAACAGACCAGCTTCAGCGCACATTGGTAAAGGCAACGGATCTGCAGAAAATTGTGCTAAATAAACTCCTATCCAACATTATAGACATTAATGCAATTGTAAGCCTGATCCGGGAAGGCCGCTATGATCAGCAGACCAAAGCGCGGTTAAGCTACCGTTCACTGCCGACTGAACGCCAGTTCTCCCTAAAATACAGCTTTGCGCTGGCCTCTCCGATAATAAGGTTTTCGCTGAGACTCGCGGCATCGTTCTTGGTCGTATTTATAGTGAGCTGGTATCTACACCCCGCAAAATATATTTACTGGATTTTTCTGACCCTGGTGATTGTTGCCAGAGCCAGTTTTGCCATAACGATAAAAAGAACCCTTCAGCGCATCAAGGGCACCCTTCCCGGAGTTATCCTAGGACTGGCGCTTATCTTGATAATTAAAAATTCTATGGTGCATATGGGTATCTCAATGGCTTTACTTTTAGGTTTTTATACCTTCAACCGGCTAAACTATACGATCAGTGTTATGTTTATCACCCCGGCGGTTATCCTGGTCCTGGGAATGTACAGTGGCGGTATTGAGCAAATTATTTTGGGGCGTGTGATCTACACTGTTATAGGATGCTTTGTTTCTTTGCTCGCGAGTTATTTTTTGCCTGTGTGGGATAGTGACCAGATCGGATCAAGATTGGAAGATGCCATAGCTGCCAGCCGGAGCTACCTGAAAATTTGCACGGCAAGCCACATTGCCGAATGCGAACAATCGTTCCGGTATACCGGAAAAAATGCGCATTCAAGTTTAGCGGATTTATCAGATGCAATTGAAAGTGCGGTCCGGGAGCCTGTCCAAAGAAACGTCGATTTTAATGCACTATATGCAATGCAGACGCTGCTTTACGAAATTAATGCCTCGATCACCTCAATTTACCTCCACCGGGAAAAGGTTCCGCAGGCTTCTGAAATCACAGGAATCGGGTACACGGATCTTTACCCGGCAGGCTTCATCGGCGGAAAAGCAATGCGCCTAACCTGCCCTAAGAAACCAGGTCCCAGATGTCCGAAAGATTTGTGGCTGCTCGAAGCACAACGGATGTTAAATCAAAAGCTCGGTTACCTGCACTTACTTTATTCACGCTTTCCATGTTAA